The Rhizobium viscosum genomic sequence TGGATATAATCCGACATGAAGGGCGCGAAGGTGAAGAGACCCCACATGCCGTAAATGATCGAGGGGATACCGGCGAGAAGCTCGACCGCGCCGCCGATCGGCCCGCGAATGGAGCGCGGCGCAACTTCGGTGATGAAAACCGCGATGCCAAGGCTGACGGGAACGCCGATGATCATGGCAAGCGCCGAGGTGACAAGCGTACCGTAGATCGGCACGAGGCCGGCGAATTGTTCAGCCACCGGATCCCATTCCGTGCCGGTCAGGAAGCCGAAGCCGAAGGTCCGGAACGCGAGAAGCCCGCCCATGGCCATGGAGATCGCCGCTGCCAGCAGGACGGCAAGAACAAACAGGCCGCAGCCCAAAACTATCCAGTAAAAAATACGATCGCCTGCAGCGCCGTCGCGGCGCTTCACGCCCGCGGTGTCGGCGGGCAGCGATGCCAGTGCTTCGCTCATATCCGTACGCTCTGCTGCTTTGAGGGGGTGTCAAAGGCATCAGGGGCGGAAAGCCAAGCTTCCCGCCCCGACCGCAGTTTCGTCAGGATCAGCTCTTGAAAGAGGCCGTCCAGTAATCTTCGATCTGCTTCACGAGCGTATCCGGAAGCGGAACGTAGTCGAGCGAGGAGGCTTCCTTCTGGCCCTTTTCGAGAGCCCACTTGAAGAAAGAGAAAGCAGCCTTGGAGCGTTCAGCGTCCTTCGGCTCCTTGTACATGATCGCCCAGGTGGTTGCCGTGATCGGCCAGGCCTTTTCGCCCGGCGCGTTGGTCATGATCAGGTAGAAGTCCTGAGCCTTGCCCCATTCTGCGCTTGCAGCGGCAGCCGAAAAGCTCTCGGCATTCGGCTTCGGATACTGGCCGGCAGCGTTCTGAACCAGAACGAAGGGCAGCTTGTTCTGCAGAGCGTAGGCGTATTCGACGTAGCCGATCGAATCCTTGACGCGGGTTACATAAGCAGCAACGCCTTCGTTGCCCTTGCCGCCGATACCAACAGGCCAGTTGACGGCGGTGCCTTCACCAACCTTGGACTTCCAGTCCGGGTTTACCTTCGAGAAGAAGTTCGTCCAGTTGAAGGAGGTACCGGAGCCGTCAGAACGGTGAACAACGGCGATCTGGCTGTCGGGCAGCTTCAGGCCCGGGTTCAGATCGGCGATGGCCTTGTCGTTCCACTTGGTGACGTTGCCGAGGTAGATGTCAGCGAGAACCTTGCCGGAGAGCTTCAGTTCGCCTGATTTGATGCCCTTGACGTTGATGACGGGAACGATGCCGCCAACGACGAGCGGGAACTGGCCGAAGCCGCCAGCCGTCAGATCTTCCGGCTTGAGCGGGGCGTCGGAAGCGCCGAAGTCAACCGTTGCAGCCTTGATCTGTGCGATACCGCCACCCGAACCGATCGACTGGTAGTTCAGCTTGTCGCCGGTTTCCTTGTTGTAGTCTGCGGACCATTTCGAAAGAACCGGATAGACGAAGGTGGAGCCAGCGCCGGTAATATCGGCAGCGGAGGCCGAGACTGCCAGAGCGGCAACCAGGCCGGCGCCGAGGCAGGCCGAAAGAAGTTTCTTGGTGAGCATTTGCGACTCTTCCCTGATGGAACTAGAGGACGACGAGGTCCGGCGCCATGGAGGGGGTGTCCATTGTCGAGAGCGCTGAATTTCCTCATCACGGGAACGCGGCTAGGCGCCCATTATTACAGTTTGATGACAGTTTGTGATGGGCGACATGAAATGCAAAGCTGTGCATAAGTCGCTGAAGTCACTGACTTTCCTGATGAATCGCGCGCTGACAATGCCTTGGCGAATGAGGTGTGGCCCTATTGCCGCAGGGCTGCGGTCGATTGCCGCAGCAATGTGTGAAAATGTCGTTTTCAGACGCCAAAACGCTCCGAGGACCTGACGACCGCCCGCGTGTGCTACCGCAATCTACGCGGCATGCTCTTGAAGCTTGCTGGATATTTCGAGTGCCGACATAGGTTTGCCGATCAGATAGCCCTGGAGCTGGTCGCAGCCGGCCTCACGCAGGATCGCCGCCTGGCGCGTATTCTCGATACCTTCGGCTGTCACGGGAATCTGCAGAGCGGTCGCCAGGGAGATCGTGGCCCTCAGAACGTCGGCGCCATTCGAGGCTTGGTCGAGAGCGGACACGAGCGAACGGTCGATCTTCATGCGATCAAACCCGAACTGCCGCAATGCGCCGATGCTTGCATAGCCGCAGCCAAAGTCATCAAGCGCGAATTTTATACCGACCTGTTTGAGGTGATCTATCGACCGACGGGCCTGTTCCGGGTTTGTCATCAGGACGCCTTCGGTGATCTCCAATGTCAGGCGCTTAGGATCGAAATCGAGCTCCTGCAGAAGCGAGATCACTTCGGCGGCGAATTCCGGGTTGCAGAGTTGGACCGGCGAAACGTTCACCGACAATGCCAGGCCAGGCCAGTTCTTGGCGTGCCCGATGGATGTTTTCAACATGTGAGTGCCGAGTGCATCGATGAGGCCGCACCTTTCGGCGAGCGGGATGAAAATCTCAGGGCTTATGTTTCCCGCTGGAGTTCGCCAACGCGCCAGTGCTTCAAGACCAGTAACAGCGCCTGTCGCAGCGGAGACGAGAGGCTGGAAAAAAGCTTCGATCGCACCATTGCTGATGGCGCTCTTCAACAGAGCTTCCATTTCGGCGACCCTCTGGCGTTCCCGATCCAGCTCCGGGTCGTATTCGATCGCCCGGCCTCTGCCGTTTGCCTTGGCCCGATAGAGCGCCATATCCGCCCTGCGGAGGAGCTCCAAAGGCGGTACGTCTCCGTCACGTGCGGCAGCTCCGATGCTTGCGCCGACTTCGATCGTTCGCCCTTCGATTTTGAAGGGTTCGGTGAACAGCGCCAGAATAGTCTCTTCTATCTCCCCACGCGCGGCGGTTCCAATCTGCACCAGCGCAAACTCGTCGCCTCCCAGTCGGGCGGCCGCAACGACTTCAGGGTGACAGGCGATCAGGGCGTTCGAGACGATCCGGATCAGATCATCCCCTACCGCGTGCCCCCAGGCGTCATTGACTGCCTTGAAGCCATCGAGATCGACCAGATAGAGCCGGGGTGGCGCAACATGAGTGTCTTCCAGCTCTTCCAGCAGTGCGAGAAGCCCATGCCTGTTCAACAGGCCGCTCAGGCTATCGTGGTTCGCCTCGAAAATCGCCGCTTGGGCCAATTGGCGCAGGCGGCGCGCCTCGGATGCGCCTACCAGCAGAACGCCCCCCAGGAACATCAGAAGGATGATGACAGCGGCCGCAACGTAAGGATAGACCTGGTGAAACACGGCGGTTCCGGGCGCTTTGCTGGGCCAGACAAGGTGGCCGATGACGCCACCTCCTATGTCCGAGATCGGTGTGTTCAGCAGGCCCGCCTCAGGCACGGCGGCAAGACGCAGCCCTTCGAGTTCGTGCTCGTCCGAAAAGGTGCCGAGAACTTCCGACGTGAGATCCTTGTAGAGACTCAGCACACTCAGCTTCGGAAGCTCGCCTTCCACGGTGAAAGGCTGGATTGCCTGCGACACGATGAGCGCGATTCCCGTTTCGGTCCGGATGAAATTGACCACCGGTGCCTGTCTGGATTCGGCGGCTTTGTTGATCTGCTGGTAAAAGCCTTGACCGAAAAAAACGCTCGGCTGGATGGGCTTGCCTTTGGCATACGCGGAAACGACCGAAGAGCGGTCGGGGCCGATCACGACGGCGCCGTCGTAGAGCGGATAATCCGCGCTGGTTTTTCCCCAGTTCTCATAGGCCCAATCCGCGGCGGCGGCGGATGAGATCGCGTTATAGGCGTCATCCCATGCGGCGTTGTCCGTGGTTGTCGCACTCAAGCGACTGCTAAAGGCTGCAATGGCCGCACGGGCGGCGCGCGTGGCCCTGGCATCATCGATCTCGTTTGCAGATCGGGTCATCGTGGCGACGACATGGGCCGTGAGGCCCGTCAGCACGAGGGCGACGACGAGGAAGAAAATGGTTGTCGCAATGATGGAAGACGCTTGGGTCCGAACGTGTCTACCCGCAAGATTCGACGACATGCCAATCCCGAAAAGATGAATTGCAAGGGCATGTCTTTGGTGACGGCAGGAGACATCATGTCCGCAATGCGCTGCAGATGAGGTTTAGCATTTGATGATGTAGACACTCTTAATGAGAACGATCAAAAACCGTCTATCCGGGCCGGCGCTCAGACCTTGATCACGTAGTCCTTGCGAGTCGTTTCAACGACTTCCCAGGTTCCCTTAAAGCCCGGCCTGAGGATAAGGCGATCGCCAGCCCTGAGATGGACCGGCTCACCGCCATCCTCGGTCACGATCGAATGGCCGGAAAGCAGGCTGAAATATTCCCACTCCTCATAGATGATCCGCCACTTGCCGGGCGTTGCCTCCCAGATACCGGCATAGAGACCGCCGTCGGCCTCCTCGAGATTCCAGGTGCGAAATTGCGGATTGCCGGAAATGATGCGCTCGGCGGCGGGAGCGCCGACTTCCGGTTCGACGCCGTCGATATCGAAGGAGATCGTGTTTGCCATGGTCACCCTTTCCCTCAGTGTCCTTCGCGGCAGAGATTAAACACAAAAAGAACGACATCGGCAGAGTCAAAACTCGCCGACCATCGCGGCAATCAAAAATTCTTAGTATCACCGATACCTGACAGAGGCGTGCGCCCGGCGGGTCGGCCCCGTACCTTAGTTGCAGCGAAGACAGCGACGGCCATTTCGAAGTCGCGATGCGGGCTAGATGCAGTATTAGCACAAATTGATATATGTCCGAGGGCGTTGCTCTATGTGAAAATGCGTCCCCTAACACCACAAGGGAGGCATCCATGAAGCCTTTTTGTGTCGCATTGACGATTTGCCTGGTGTTCGGCACGTCGGCAAGTCGCTACATCTCCCTTCCAGGTTATGCGTTCAGGACAGACCCGACTTGCCACCGCACCGTCTCTAAACTCCAGTTCGACAGGAAATGCGATTGGCCGAGAGTCGGAATAAAAGACTTTTCGCAGCCGAACCAGTTTGGCTTCGGGCTCTAAATGGCCCAGTTAAGCAAAGTCTATCGCCGCCTTGCGATAAGTTCTGGCAGAGGACGGGCAATGTTGAATTTTTTTGTCCGCTATTTTCGTCCGATCGGACGAAAGCCGCGCCCGAGTCTATTCCACTCGGACGCTGATCCCATGGTTGTATCCCGACAAAGGTAGTCTGCGAAAATACAAGCGTTGCTGCGAGGGACGCTCAGATCTGAGACAGCGACTGTTCGAGATCGGCGATGATGTCCTTCACATCCTCGATGCCAACAGAGAGGCGCACCACGTCCGGCCCGGCGCCGGCGGCGATCCTCTGCTCGTCGGTCAACTGCCGGTGCGTGGTGGAGGCCGGATGGATCACCAGGGAACGCGTATCGCCGATATTGGCAAGATGCGAGAAGAGTTCCAACCCCTCGACCAGCGCCTTGCCAGCCTCGTAGCCGCCCTTGACGCCGAAGGTGAAGACCGAGCCGGCGCCCTTGGGCGAATAGCGCTGCTGCAGGGCGTGGTTCAGGTCGTCCTCCAGGCCGGCATAATTGACCCAGGCGATCTTGGAATGGGCCTTCAGCCATTTGGCGACGTCAATCGCGTTGTCGCTATGGCGCTGCATGCGCAGCGGCAGCGTCTCGATGCCGGTCAGGATCAGGAAGGCGTTGAAGGGCGAGATCGCGGGACCGAGGTCGCGCAGGCCGAGCACGCGGCAGGCGATCGCGAAGGCAAAATTGCCGAATGTCTGGTGCAGCACGACGCCGTTATATTCCGGCCGCGGGGTGGAGAGCATCGGATAGTTGCCGGTCTTCGACCAATCGAAGGTGCCGCCATCGACGATGATACCGCCCATGGAATTGCCGTGACCACCGAGGAACTTGGTCAGCGAATGCACGACGATATCGGCACCGTGCTCGATCGGCCGGATGAGATAGGGGGTCGCCATGGTGTTGTCGACGATCAGCGGCAAGTCGTGACGGTGGGCGATTTCGGCGATCGCAGCGATATCGACAAAAGTGCCGCCGGGATTGGCAAGGCTCTCGATGAAGATCGCCCGGGTCTTGTCGTCGATCCTGCTCTCGAAATCACTGGGGCTCTCAGGGTCAGCCCAGCGCACCTGCCAGCCGAAATTCTCGAAGGCATGGCCGAACTGGTTGATCGAGCCGCCATAGAGGCGGCGGGCGGCGACGAAATTCTCGCCCGGACGCATCAGCGTATGGAAGACGATCATCTGCGCCGCATGGCCGGAGGCGACGGCGAGCGCTGCCGTGCCGCCTTCAAGGGCCGCGACGCGTTCTTCCAGAACCGCCTGTGTCGGGTTCATGATGCGGGTGTAGATATTGCCGAATTGCTGCAGGCCGAAGAGGGCTGCAGCATGGTCGGAATCGTTGAAGACGAAGGCCGTCGTCTGGTAGATCGGTGTAATCCGCGCGCCGGTCGCCGGATCGGGCTGCGCGCCCGCATGAATTGCCAGCGTGTTGAATCCCGGATCGTTTTTGGCCATTTCGTCCTCCCGTACTGTTGTTGACGGGCGCGATCATAGCCGCTCGAATTCGAAAGTTAACCGCGATCTTTTTCAACCGCGGCGCGCTCCGGAGAAAATCCGTTCTGCCTGACGGCGTCAGCCGAAAAGACGCGGATACTCGATCGCCGGGCAGCGGTTCATGACGACCTTGATGCCACCGGCTTCAGCCTTGGCGGCGGCCGCGTTGTCGCTTACGCCGAGCTGCGCCCACACAACCTGCGGGCGGGGATCGAGTGCCAGCGCCTCATCCACCACGCCATCAAGATATTCGGATGCGCGGAAGACATCGACCATGTCGACTGGTTCGGGGATGTCGGCGAGACGGGCATAAACGGTCTGGCCCTGAATCTGCTTGCCTGCCTGTCCCGGATTGACGGGAATGACCTTGTAGCCGCGCGACAGGAGATAACCCATGACGCCGTTGCTCGGCCGGGCCGGATTGGGCGAAGCCCCCGTCAACGCGATGGTTCTGACGGATTTGAGAATGCCCGAGAGATAGTCGTCGGCGTAAGCATCATGGTTCATATCTTGTGTCTCCGGTCAGGTGTCTTCAGGAGGAAGATTTTGACAGTCCGATTCATTGAAACCGGGCGGCTTGCTTCAACGTATATATAGGTGCCGGAAAATATCAGGGAGAAATTGTGCCATGAAAAAACTAGTCCTTGCGCTTGCGCTCGTGCTGTCAGCCTCGCCGGCGCTTGCTATCTCACGCTACAATCCGCTTGCGATGAGCTGCCAGAGCGTGCGGGCAGCGATCCATAACGAAGGCGCAGTCATCTTTCGCTACACTTCACCGCGCGGCCTTCCTCTCTACGACCGCTATGTCCGCAACAGCAACTATTGCGACGCGACCGATTATGCGGAATGGACGAGCATTCCCTCCAAGGACAATCCCAGGTGCCGGGTGCTGAACTGCCAGAATATAGACAACCTGGACGGGATGCTACTCATTCCACACTATAGTCTCTAACTCGGCATTCATTCGGAACTATGAATATCATTGGTCCTTTCGCACCTGCGAGAGGACCTGGCCGTCAATCTGAGGCCACAAATTGCAGCCAGAACATCCTATGGTTGCTAATTTATAATCATTTCAAAGTTATAGAATAATGTCTATATTTCAGCATCATAGGATTGTCGACACTCTCCTTCCAAAGAAGAATTTCACCTTTCATACATAATTTGATCATGATATGTTCGCGTGTTCATTAGAAACATCTCATAGTTGTGTGAGCCAAGCGTAATTGAACGCATTTCGAGCGCACGCACAAATTGCTACAACGATAGGCAATTGTTCACCTGATCAATCCATGCTATTGAAAATTTGACCGTGCGGAGTACACCTTCCGGGGCAAATCACGCAAACCCAGGTTGTTATTTCAAGGCAGGTTCAAGCGGGAAAGCTGTGATGTTTTCCCGTATCTTGTTGCACTGCTCCTGGACCATCCGCCTTGCCCCTCGATGTTCTCCTTCTTGTCCTTTTCGGTGCTCTTCTGCATGCGACATGGAATGCCATCATCAAAGCCGGCAAGGACAAGTCGCTTGATGCGGCGCTGATCTCTGCGGGCGGCGCGGTCGCCTCGCTGCCCTTCCTGCCGTTGCTCCCCCTACCACAGCCGCAGGCCTGGCCTTTCATCGGCGCTTCCGCCATCCTGCAATTTGCCTATTTCCAGCTGGTCGCCGCCGCCTACAGGGCCGGCGATATCGGCTTGGTCTATCCGCTGATGCGTGGCGCCGCCCCCATGCTCATCGTCGCCACCAGCGGCTTCATCCTGGGAGAGCATCTGACGGGCGGTGCGCTTGCCGGAACCATGACGATCTGCGTCGGCATATTCACGCTCGCCTTCGAAGCGCGCCACGGCAGCCGCCACGCGATCATGCTGGCGCTTATCAACGCCTGCGTCATCGCCACCTATACCTATGTGGACGGCGTCGGCGCCCGGCTTTCCGGAAACGCGGTTTCCTACACGCTGTGGATGTCGCTTCTGCCGCCGGTTCTGCTCTTTGCCTGGGCGGTTTCGCAGCGCGGTCTCGTAACTGTCGCCACTCACGTCAGGCGCAACTGGTGGCGCGGGCTGATCGGCGGCGCGGGCTCGATCGCTTCCTACGGGCTGGCGCTCTGGGCGATGACGAAGGCCCCGGTTGCGACGGTGGCGGCGCTCAGGGAAACCGCCATCCTGTTTGCGCTTGTCATCTCGGTTGTGGTGCTGAAGGAAAAGGCCAGCGCCTGGCGTTACCTCGCCGGCATCATCATCGCGCTCGGCGGGCTGATCCTGAAACTTGCCTGATCACTCGCCCTTCCATTCGGGCGTACGCTTGCCGAGGAAGGCGCCGATGCCCTCTTGCGCATCATCGGTCAGCATGCTGTCGACCATCACGCTTGCGGCATAATCATAGGCTTCCGCGACGGGCATTTCGAGCTGCTTGTAGAAGGCTTCCTTACCGATCCTCAGCGCCTGCGGCGACTTCGAGGCAATAACGGAAGCGTATTTGCTGACCACCTGCGTGAGGTACTGCTTCGGCACGATACGGTTGACCAGGCCGAAATCCTTTGCAGTCGAGGCGTCGATCGTCTCGCCCGTCAGCAACATCTCCATCGCCTGCTTGCGGTGGGCGGCGCGCGAAACAGCGACAGCCGGCGTCGAGCAGAAAAGCCCGATATTGACGCCTGGCGTGCAGAAGGTGGACGTGTCCGTGCAGATCGCTAGATCGCAGCTTGCGACGAGCTGGCAGCCTGCTGCGGTCGCGAGCCCATCGATTTCGGCGATGACCGGCTTCGGCAGGCGGCTGATCTCCAGCATCAGGTCGGCCGCCAGCGCAAAAGTCTCTTCGAAGAAAGCGACGCCATCGTCCTCGTCGGCGCGATGAGCGGTCAGTTCCTTGAGGTCATGGCCGGCGGAAAAAACATTTCCCGTCGAAGCGATGACGACGATGCTAACATCCTCATCCTTGGCCGCACCCTGCAGCTCGCCCATCAGCGTTTCCATGAGCGATATGGACAGGGCATTGGCCGGCAGATTGTTGAGCGTCAGCCGCAATATGCCGCCGGAAAGCTGGCGGAGCACGAGGGCGCCCTCGCCCGAATTGTTGTTGTCCTTGCGGAAGGATACGATCTCGGCCATGGCATGTTCCTGTGCGCTGTCTCTATCCTCGTCTTCTGCCACAAGGGTTAGGCGATTTCGAGCCTGATACGGCAGCTGCGCGACCTCGAAATGCGAATCTTTGGTCATTTCCGGCAAAGTAAAATGAGGTATCCACATACCTCATATCTAAGTTATTGTTTTCTCTACTCTATTTTTACGGACGCGGAAATGGCTTATATTGACCGACTAACCGATTGCCGTTATAAGCCGCGCCGGAAATGCAGCCTTTCGGGGCTGTTTTTCTTTTTGGTCTGTCTTTACAGCCAGCCCAACCAAGCAACAAGAAACGCCCCTCGCCTTCGGGCATGGGGATCCAAGAGAGAGTAACAATTATGGCAACCTTCTCCCAGAAGCCTGCAGAGGTGGAGAAGAAGTGGGTCGTCATCGACGCCGAAGGGCTCGTCGTTGGCCGTCTCGCTTCCGTTATCGCTATGCGTCTGCGCGGCAAGCACAAGGCAACTTTCACGCCTCACGTTGACGACGGCGACAATGTTATCGTCATCAACGCTGACAAGGTCGTTTTCACCGGCAAGAAGTATTCCGACAAGGTTTACTACTGGCACACCGGTTATGCCGGCGGCATCAAGGAGCGTACCGCTCGCCAGATCATCGAAGGCCGCTTCCCGGAGCGCGTCCTCGAGAAGGCTGTTGAGCGCATGGTTCCGCGCGGCCCGCTCGGCCGTCGCCAGATGAAGAACCTGCGTGTTTACGCCGGCCCGAACCATCCCCATGAAGCCCAGCAGCCGTCCGTCCTCGACGTCGCCTCGCTGAACAAGAAGAACGTAAGGAGCGCCTGATAGTGGCTGACCTCTCTTCCCTGAAGGATCTCGGCACGTCGTCTGAAGTAGCTGCTGCTGCTCCGGCTCACGTCCGCAAGGTCGACTCGCTTGGCCGCTCCTACGCGACCGGCAAGCGCAAGAACGCCGTTGCCCGCGTATGGGTCAAGCCGGGCTCCGGCAAGATCATCGTCAACGGCAAGGAATTCGCGGAATATTTCGCACGTCCGGTTCTGCAGATGATCCTGCGCCAGCCGATCGTTGCTGCTGCCCGCGACGGCCAGTTCGACATCGTTGCGACCGTTGCCGGCGGCGGTCTTTCCGGCCAGGCCGGCGCCGTTCGCCACGGTCTGTCCAAGGCTCTCACCTACTTCGAACCGGGCCTGCGCTCGGTCCTGAAGAAGGGTGGCTTCCTGACCCGCGACAGCCGCGTCGTCGAACGTAAGAAGTACGGTAAGGCCAAGGCCCGCCGTTCGTTCCAGTTCTCGAAGCGCTAATCGCTTTCTGGATATGCTTTCATGGAAAGGCCGGGTTTTCGCCCGGCCTTTTCGTTTATTCGGGCTTATTGAAGAAAGCCTCAAGCCGATAGCCGTCGGGATCGATGACGAAGGCGGCATAATAGAACTGGCTGTAGTCCAGGCGGATGCCCGGCGCGCCATTATCCTCGCCGCCATTGGCAAGTGCTGCAGCATAGAAGGCATTGACGGCCTCTTCGCTCGTGGCGACGAAGCAGAAATGCAGCCCCGAGCCGCGATCGGCCGGCACCGGGCGCTCGACTTCGCTGACCCAGAAGCCAGGCCGTTCAGCGCCATATCCCATCGTTCCGTCAAAATTGGATAGCCGCTCGTAACCGAGTGCCGCCAGCGCCGCATCATAGAATTGGCGCGATCTATCGAGGCTTTTGACCCCGATCGAAATATGATCGAACATTGCCTGTCGCTCCTTCCTGGTTGGGTCGGAACAGCTTCTTGGAAGCGGTTTACGAAGTCAACGCGCCACACGCACCTATTGTCGCCGGTACTGCCGGCTGCTAAAGCCACATCGGGTTTCAAACCGGACAAGACAGGACCTGACATGGGAGCCACCCCGTCCGCAGACAGATAGGCCGCAGCAACCTTTTGAAGTTGTTGCGGCATCTGTCCGATCAATCAGACTGCGATGAGAAGGCAGATCGCCGCCGAATGAACTCATTCGAGCGGATGAATACCTATGCCTTCCCAAAACACGAACTGGACTTGCTCCCTGCCGGCAGCACTGCTGCTTCTGGCACCCTTCGATATCCTGGCCTCGCTTGCCATGGACATCTATCTCCCAATCGTTCCGACGATGCCTGAAGCACTCGGCACATCGGCAACAATCGTTCAACTGACGCTGAGCCTCTACATGCTGATCCTCGGGGCCGGACAGATGCTCTTCGGCCCTCTGTCGGACCGGATCGGCCGGCGCCCGGTTCTGCTTGGCGGCGCGCTGCTGTTTGCGGCCTCTTCGCTGCTGCTTGCAGCCACTTCGTCGGCCGCATTGTTCGTCATGCTGCGTCTGCTGCAGGCGGCTGGCGCTTCAGCGGCACTTGTGGCGACCTTTGCAACGGTACGCGATGTTTATGCCGTGAGGCCGGAAGGCGCCGTCATCTACAGTCTGCTTGGCGCGATCCTCTCCTTCGTGCCGGCGCTCGGACCGATCGCCGGTGCATTGATTGCCGATCATGCCGGGTGGCGTGCCATCTTCCTGCTGCTCGGCGGACTGATGC encodes the following:
- the pstS gene encoding phosphate ABC transporter substrate-binding protein PstS; its protein translation is MLTKKLLSACLGAGLVAALAVSASAADITGAGSTFVYPVLSKWSADYNKETGDKLNYQSIGSGGGIAQIKAATVDFGASDAPLKPEDLTAGGFGQFPLVVGGIVPVINVKGIKSGELKLSGKVLADIYLGNVTKWNDKAIADLNPGLKLPDSQIAVVHRSDGSGTSFNWTNFFSKVNPDWKSKVGEGTAVNWPVGIGGKGNEGVAAYVTRVKDSIGYVEYAYALQNKLPFVLVQNAAGQYPKPNAESFSAAAASAEWGKAQDFYLIMTNAPGEKAWPITATTWAIMYKEPKDAERSKAAFSFFKWALEKGQKEASSLDYVPLPDTLVKQIEDYWTASFKS
- a CDS encoding bifunctional diguanylate cyclase/phosphodiesterase; protein product: MSSNLAGRHVRTQASSIIATTIFFLVVALVLTGLTAHVVATMTRSANEIDDARATRAARAAIAAFSSRLSATTTDNAAWDDAYNAISSAAAADWAYENWGKTSADYPLYDGAVVIGPDRSSVVSAYAKGKPIQPSVFFGQGFYQQINKAAESRQAPVVNFIRTETGIALIVSQAIQPFTVEGELPKLSVLSLYKDLTSEVLGTFSDEHELEGLRLAAVPEAGLLNTPISDIGGGVIGHLVWPSKAPGTAVFHQVYPYVAAAVIILLMFLGGVLLVGASEARRLRQLAQAAIFEANHDSLSGLLNRHGLLALLEELEDTHVAPPRLYLVDLDGFKAVNDAWGHAVGDDLIRIVSNALIACHPEVVAAARLGGDEFALVQIGTAARGEIEETILALFTEPFKIEGRTIEVGASIGAAARDGDVPPLELLRRADMALYRAKANGRGRAIEYDPELDRERQRVAEMEALLKSAISNGAIEAFFQPLVSAATGAVTGLEALARWRTPAGNISPEIFIPLAERCGLIDALGTHMLKTSIGHAKNWPGLALSVNVSPVQLCNPEFAAEVISLLQELDFDPKRLTLEITEGVLMTNPEQARRSIDHLKQVGIKFALDDFGCGYASIGALRQFGFDRMKIDRSLVSALDQASNGADVLRATISLATALQIPVTAEGIENTRQAAILREAGCDQLQGYLIGKPMSALEISSKLQEHAA
- a CDS encoding cupin domain-containing protein, with amino-acid sequence MANTISFDIDGVEPEVGAPAAERIISGNPQFRTWNLEEADGGLYAGIWEATPGKWRIIYEEWEYFSLLSGHSIVTEDGGEPVHLRAGDRLILRPGFKGTWEVVETTRKDYVIKV
- a CDS encoding O-acetylhomoserine aminocarboxypropyltransferase → MAKNDPGFNTLAIHAGAQPDPATGARITPIYQTTAFVFNDSDHAAALFGLQQFGNIYTRIMNPTQAVLEERVAALEGGTAALAVASGHAAQMIVFHTLMRPGENFVAARRLYGGSINQFGHAFENFGWQVRWADPESPSDFESRIDDKTRAIFIESLANPGGTFVDIAAIAEIAHRHDLPLIVDNTMATPYLIRPIEHGADIVVHSLTKFLGGHGNSMGGIIVDGGTFDWSKTGNYPMLSTPRPEYNGVVLHQTFGNFAFAIACRVLGLRDLGPAISPFNAFLILTGIETLPLRMQRHSDNAIDVAKWLKAHSKIAWVNYAGLEDDLNHALQQRYSPKGAGSVFTFGVKGGYEAGKALVEGLELFSHLANIGDTRSLVIHPASTTHRQLTDEQRIAAGAGPDVVRLSVGIEDVKDIIADLEQSLSQI
- a CDS encoding CoA-binding protein — its product is MNHDAYADDYLSGILKSVRTIALTGASPNPARPSNGVMGYLLSRGYKVIPVNPGQAGKQIQGQTVYARLADIPEPVDMVDVFRASEYLDGVVDEALALDPRPQVVWAQLGVSDNAAAAKAEAGGIKVVMNRCPAIEYPRLFG
- a CDS encoding EamA family transporter, with the protein product MPLDVLLLVLFGALLHATWNAIIKAGKDKSLDAALISAGGAVASLPFLPLLPLPQPQAWPFIGASAILQFAYFQLVAAAYRAGDIGLVYPLMRGAAPMLIVATSGFILGEHLTGGALAGTMTICVGIFTLAFEARHGSRHAIMLALINACVIATYTYVDGVGARLSGNAVSYTLWMSLLPPVLLFAWAVSQRGLVTVATHVRRNWWRGLIGGAGSIASYGLALWAMTKAPVATVAALRETAILFALVISVVVLKEKASAWRYLAGIIIALGGLILKLA
- a CDS encoding enoyl-CoA hydratase; the protein is MAEIVSFRKDNNNSGEGALVLRQLSGGILRLTLNNLPANALSISLMETLMGELQGAAKDEDVSIVVIASTGNVFSAGHDLKELTAHRADEDDGVAFFEETFALAADLMLEISRLPKPVIAEIDGLATAAGCQLVASCDLAICTDTSTFCTPGVNIGLFCSTPAVAVSRAAHRKQAMEMLLTGETIDASTAKDFGLVNRIVPKQYLTQVVSKYASVIASKSPQALRIGKEAFYKQLEMPVAEAYDYAASVMVDSMLTDDAQEGIGAFLGKRTPEWKGE
- the rplM gene encoding 50S ribosomal protein L13 codes for the protein MATFSQKPAEVEKKWVVIDAEGLVVGRLASVIAMRLRGKHKATFTPHVDDGDNVIVINADKVVFTGKKYSDKVYYWHTGYAGGIKERTARQIIEGRFPERVLEKAVERMVPRGPLGRRQMKNLRVYAGPNHPHEAQQPSVLDVASLNKKNVRSA
- the rpsI gene encoding 30S ribosomal protein S9 yields the protein MADLSSLKDLGTSSEVAAAAPAHVRKVDSLGRSYATGKRKNAVARVWVKPGSGKIIVNGKEFAEYFARPVLQMILRQPIVAAARDGQFDIVATVAGGGLSGQAGAVRHGLSKALTYFEPGLRSVLKKGGFLTRDSRVVERKKYGKAKARRSFQFSKR
- a CDS encoding VOC family protein, which gives rise to MFDHISIGVKSLDRSRQFYDAALAALGYERLSNFDGTMGYGAERPGFWVSEVERPVPADRGSGLHFCFVATSEEAVNAFYAAALANGGEDNGAPGIRLDYSQFYYAAFVIDPDGYRLEAFFNKPE